The window GGGAACGCATCTCCAACGGGAGCAGTTGATATTGTCCTCAACCTTGAGCATCTAAAACCACAAGTTAACCCTAACATCGTTGGAGTTATCGGCGTTGGCTTCGACGCAGAGGAAGGAGGAAAAAACATTACGATGCAAATCGGATTGACATATCTTAAGAGAGAATCTTTTTGTAACCTCAAAATTCCGGTCTAGATTTAAACCAATTCCAAACCAAATTTAAATTAGGTCAATTTTCTCAAAAAGTCAGTGCAATTTGATAGATCAAAATCCAAAAGAACTTCAATTTTGTTAGATAGTTCACCGAGGTATGGAATTTTTATGTTACGAAAAGTTTAAGCCCTCATGAGTCATGTGATGTCTCCATATAGCACCATCGACTTAGACATAATAAAATCTTAGGCCTAACTGGAACTACCATAAGTTTAAGTTTGTGTTAATTACAATTTTTGTGGAGTACTGTTCTTTTCATATAAAAACCAAATTGTTCGTTGAAATGTCCCTGCAAGCGATGAGCTATATATATTGAAATAGTAGCGAGAGATGTCATATAAATACCCTCTGGACGTAGGATCCTGGCATGAGGGACCTGAGGACCCTGAGGTAATCGTTCATCTGTCGCCGCCGGTTGCGCTCGACGGCGATGTGCGTCATCCGCTGGCTCTCCACCTCCTCGCTGGTCTTTGTCGACCGGGGCCGCTTCCGCCGCCCGCTCTTCGCCTGCTCCCCGCCGGCCTTCTGGCCGACCCTGGCGCCGCCGTCGGACTGCTGCACCAGCGTGGTGCTCTCGGAGACGCCGCCGCCGTGATCGTGCGGGCCTCCTGATCCGTCCCCCGTCTTGCTGCCCTCGTGCTCCGCCGCGTGGTGGATACCTGCGCCTCCGCGGGGATCGGGGTCGTCCGAGCCGGAGAGCTGGGACTGGAACCTGAAGAAGTAACTgtcctcctcatcgtcgtcaCGGGCGTCGTCCTGGTCGGCAGACGGCTGGTTGAGCGCGAGCCTGGGGCCGAAGTCGGCAAACTGTAGCACGTCGGAGAAGCTGAGCTTGTCCAAGGACACCTGGCCGTGCGGCCCACCCGGAGGCAGCGGCGTCGTCTGGCCCAGCATGTAGTCCACCATCTCAGCTCCCGCGCCACCGCCGATCGgctcctccggcgccgccccgccgtccAGTTGAGCGAAGGTGTCCAGCTGGTGGCTGCTTCCCTGCTCAGAGCGACCATTTCAACCAACAAAACTCCCGAAGCTTACACAAACACTTCCGAAACTGATTGGCCATGCATGGCCAGGCGGAAATACACTTTGCATGCATGCGTGATCGATGCGATGCGTGCACGTACCTGTTTTTCCATGATCGCGACGACGTAGCTTTGATAACCTCACGACGAGCGCATGCATGCAGCTGGCTCTCGATCACACGCCGGCCTTCATGCGTGCATGCACGGCCGGTGTGCTCTGCATCCGCCGGAAGAAGAGCCTGCAGTGAAACAAgttgaggaggaagaagatatcGAGTGTGGGTTGAAATTTGTGGGAGTTTGTGCTCTAGAGAGGAGCCTCTCGGGCGCATTAATTGAAAAGGGTGGCGGATGAATTCACCGCGCCACCTCCGGAGGATGGAACGGGAGGCTCCGGCCGGCCGGTGAGTTATTTTTCTCACATGCGCCACGCTCCCTGCCTTTGCTTTCTCCACTCCTCCTCTACTTTTTGTGCTCTTTTTCTTGGGTCGACATGTGACGATGCATGGCAGGCCCAGCCCACGGGGCTCAGGAGATCTATCactgttttattttcttttgggTGGTGGCAATGACAGAACTAGCCATGGATCTTCAGGGAGCAAGACACAAAAACATGATTGTCCGAGGCCCGAGGGGGCAAAATCTTTTCTGAACTTCTAAAATAAAAACCTCGGTCGTCAGGATACGACACGTCGCCAGCATCACAGACTGCTGCAGGGACGAACCAGTCGTTTTAGGCCTCTCTCGGTGGGCAAGGCCCGAGTGGCATTCTGGCTGTAAATAAATTGTCCATTAGGGGTACTAGTTTGGAACAAAACCTTTTATTTTGAGGGACTGGCTAGAATCTTCAGAATCGCCAAGTTTCCGTGATTCTAGATTGCACTGCGATTCGGAGTTGATTCTAGACGGTTCATGGGACACAGATGAGTTTTTTTGCAATTTGATTCCCCGGACCGTGATTTTTCATAATAGCATCGAAAGAACTGGCCCTTGGTCATAGCTCCCCCACTATGGGGTCAGGATGCAAGTCACTTACATCCTGACTGTAGCGGGCAACTTTTAGCAGAATATTTCCACGTATCTGGTTATCCCTATCCTTCCTTTTCCCTCAACCAAACGAGTGGCATCCTTGGGAAAAGTGTTTATCCGTGTCCTATGGTGAATAGCCACACAACCAAATGCCCCTTACATCCTGACTGTGGGGTTAGGAGAATGGAACTTGTCTAAAGTTATCTTCAATGCGGACCCTCAAACCGTCCGCATACATTTAGACCATGCGGTCGTTTTGCCATGCAATGCGGTCCTGTCTCCGTTTGCTGGCCGGTCTGGATGTCCTTTTTTCTCGTAAACCAGAAGCAAACCCGGGAGGGGTGGGGGGCATTCGTGGGTGTCCGGACCGCTGCCAAGCCAGCTTTCGACAACCCTGACACACCAAAAACCCTCTCCGTCGCCCACTCGAGGCCAGTTGCATGCATTCATGCCGCTCTAAAGCGGCCGCTCCACATTGATATTGGCCCATAGCGGATATAACCTCTCGCTGGCACCGGCATTGAAGCGGCTTGCTGGTCGAGGGCACTGCCAGTGCTGCATCCCTAGTGTCTGCGCTTGTTCATTGTCGGAGAGACATTTACTAGAGGGGGATGGGACAGATATATAACACGCATGTTCAATACCCGTCTGTCCATCTGCCACCATTAAACATGCACGTCAGCCGAGAAACCATCTCTCCCGCCCGCGCATCGACACACCTGGATGCTTGGCCTCACCGGCATCCACTATTTAAAGGCGGCTAACTCACGGCTCAAACCACATCAAACCATGTCCGCTCCAGACTCTCCTCTCGTGCACCACATCCGCCTTGACTGCGAGCGGGAACGCGTTGTGGGAGAGCCTCTCGACGGAGCAGAAGCACGAGGTGGACGCCCTTGCGGCTGCCT is drawn from Aegilops tauschii subsp. strangulata cultivar AL8/78 chromosome 1, Aet v6.0, whole genome shotgun sequence and contains these coding sequences:
- the LOC109747042 gene encoding transcription factor FAMA; the encoded protein is MEKQGSSHQLDTFAQLDGGAAPEEPIGGGAGAEMVDYMLGQTTPLPPGGPHGQVSLDKLSFSDVLQFADFGPRLALNQPSADQDDARDDDEEDSYFFRFQSQLSGSDDPDPRGGAGIHHAAEHEGSKTGDGSGGPHDHGGGVSESTTLVQQSDGGARVGQKAGGEQAKSGRRKRPRSTKTSEEVESQRMTHIAVERNRRRQMNDYLRVLRSLMPGSYVQRGDQASIIGGAIEFIRELEQLIQCLESQKRRRLYGDTPRPVADASAPVVPAASVHEPPPPPQGHEAPPFYVSPSLSFPGAGNGDGAAGAKVMIDLDACGGGLREEVAENKSSLADIEVRVLGEDAVIKVLSRRRPEQLIKTIAVLEEMHMSILHTNITTIEQTVLYSFNVKITSEPRFTAEEIVGAVHQILSFIDVNYTL